The following nucleotide sequence is from Salvia miltiorrhiza cultivar Shanhuang (shh) chromosome 7, IMPLAD_Smil_shh, whole genome shotgun sequence.
TAGCATGTTTAACAATGTATAGACCTATCACTATCAAGAACATGCATGGTATTGTAGCTtcaatttgaataaaatattgtaGTATATGAGTAAATAAAGATGCACTCTGTCCTAGAAGTTTGAATCTTTTGATGACAACAGCTCCAACAGAAAGCATGACAGGGCAGCTTTTGGGGCTCATTCTTTCTCCATCATACAAAAGGGTAGTAAGATTTTGCATTCAACCTTGTGACCTTCATGCTACCATAATAACATGTCTCCTAAGTCAAACATTCTCGACTTTTGTGCactaaataattttgaaatataggACTACCTTTGAAGCTGTGCTGCAATTTGACATTCTACCCACTTTCTTAGGATGCTCCATTTCCGAGTATTTCCTGCTTAATTCTGCAAGCTCAAATCATGCTTTTGTCTTCAGAAAAtcttacttttattaaaacaatATACATATATCTATGTAAAAAGAATTTTACATACAATATGTCCATATACTTATTGTATTACTTGTGTGGGGGTCTAGTAACATTCAATTTAGTTTTCTATTTGGAATCTCGATTTTTGTAAACCTTAGCTAGTGTGCCATCAACATCATCAACATTAACACACCAACTGTTTTCAACGACGATAAAGTGTTAAACTATCTATTTTCGCAAACATGCATGCACTACAAAAATAAGGGTACCATATGATCTACATATACGTACctatataaattaaaagagCATTaattgtttacaaattttgttttgttttgtaaatattatatatttgatttaagGGCAATAGTATATTACACattttctatataaaaaaaagtattaaGGACATTAATTATGTTAAACTAAAATCATGCTAAATGAGATGTAGTTGGTTGCAAGTGAGAGTCCTAGCTACCAGTACATCCAACTTGTTGCATTGCaacttaaaaatgaaataaaataaagttgtAAAGCAAATAAAAGGTGACCTGATTGTTTAGTGTGATTGTCTTTGGCAGCCAAGAGCTCTAGCTGTCGACGTTTCTTCTGTCTGTCTCTAGCTTTGTGATTTTGAAACCAATAAAACACATTTTTGCCTTCGATTTTTCCAAACCTTCGGAGCTTGGCAGCAATCTGCTGGATTTGTTCAGCAGATGGCGTTCGTGTTCCACGCCGATACATCTCTTCAAGCGCCTGCACTTGCTCCGGCGTCGGATTCCATCTCGAGCTCACCACCGCCGCCCCTCTATTATAATCACCTAATTAACACAAACATATTTTCATTTAGAGAGtattaacattaattaataagaaaaaagatgaagaaatGAAATTACTCCATGGTGATGAGGATGAGTTGATGAGTTTAGGGTTGTGAAGGGAGCAGAAAGTGTGGTTGAATGGGCGAGGCATAAGAGGCCGAAGCAGGCGGGGATGGGGATGTGTCGACGACATTATATTCTACTTTTTTGGAGAAATGAGGTTTAATTTCTAACTATATTGCGTGTGTGAATAATGGAGAAGGAGTGTTTGAGAGATAAGGACTAGACTGAGAAACAATTGCACAGATTGAAAAGTGAAAATGAAGGAGGAGAGAAGAGTTGTATGTAAAGGAAGAGAGTTATAGATGCAACTTCAGTTGACTAAGCATACGAcatgccatatatatatatgtgtgtgtgtgtcttcACATTCGGAACAGAAGAGAAGAGAGGAAGGTGAAAAGGACAAAAGGGAGCAGAGAAAGTTGGATGCATGATGTGAAATTCTGGGAGATTTTTTATGCTAAAAGCGACGTGACAATGATGAGCTTATGACGATTACTGTCTCATTCGGATAACAAAACCtaccccctttttttttcttcttcttcttttttcaccATTTCCTAACAAAAATAGTCTCATAATTACCCAATTCAAGGATCAACTTTCTTCTACTTCTAATCTACGTTAATCATCTCCCATCCTTTTTATATTCCCTAATTCACTACCTGCTTATCTAAACCATTTCTTggaattcaaaaccaaaaaaaatctAAACCATTTCCTAATAAACCATACCTATTTtgtcaaagaaataaaaataatttatcctCATACAGGCAAATTAAAATCAGAAACATGGTCAAGTTCACAACTTgcaattcatatatataaactcaGGTTGCTCCCATTTGAATCTATAACCCAATAATTATGTCCTTTTAACTTGTCCAAAGGTTTTTAGTAATCAATTAAATGCAAAATtgaaatcaattaaaaatatagtaatcTACATGCAAAAATGTTTTTAGTAGAATCATAATTTAGTTCAAGTTTGATAATCTATGGACTATTATCCCTATATATGATTACTCGCACCATGCATTGTGCAATCACCTCAACAGCTCGTTCGATCTGTAGATATATACTATATGCTTTAACCTATTTGAGTGTGACTAAATTAATTACTAAGTAGTATATAGTTTATCTGCAggttaatttgatttaatttttatcttgagtgtgtgtgtgtgttgtagTGGATTAATGCTCAACTAAACTCGTCAACACCACAATTTAGTTCTTTGTCTACCGAAGAAGTTGGGCGCTTTTAGTGCAGCTAGCAGTGTTTGGACCGTACATAATAGCTATTTAGTTAAAGAGTGATTTATAAACGGCACATCATATCATTATTGAGAAATTATATATGCTACCTAGCTAAGCATATAATATATTGCCCACcctttttaatattttgggCACACGTGCAACCACATTCTTTATTACAACCCTTTATTACTACCCATTTCTGTAACGACTAACCATATCAAGTAGGagattactattattattagcTTCAATGTTGTCTGCTAGCTACTCTCTTTACTATCATTTCATCTCCTTAAACCATTTCATTCTTCTAATTAATTTCTTCAAAAAGGGAATATAATATACTAACTCAAATTATGAAGGAAAAACTAGCTACCCTCACTATACTTTACATTTGAAATTAATTCTGTATCCTTATGCACCTAGACATTATGATGATtgaacatatatattttattatgagCCCACATTAGTTAATCAACATCAAAGAAATTGATTTGGATACAGGAGGACGTacgaaatatatattaataaaaacattTCCCCCATAACTAGTTAAGAATCACTTTGGACGTCCATTGTTCTTTGCATGAATATGTTGTCAATAAAGaaacaatatataaatatatatggttGGATTTCGATAATAACGTGTCCTTAGATAGTACTATAGTACCAAAATTTGGACCACACATTTTATACGTGTAGCGCGCTAAAAACGCAACATGTGGCTGAGGGCATCCAAGGCCTTCCAATGCAATacatgcaagggtaaaatggggATAAAAAGTGGCAAGAAATGTCAGATCTGTCGAAAAAtacaatgcattttttgtaACTATTGGctcacaatttttagggacggagggagtactattttaaaGGCATGGTCAGCGGCTAGTGTCGCCGGCTAGTGATTTTCCAGCGGCTAACCACTTTTTCATGTACTAGCAGAGATGACGTGCGTTCGCAcgtaaaaatgaattattttaatgaataaattgttaggcgtgtaaattatattttattttatttcattttatagcaATATTTATCactttaatgtattttttgaaccaattattgattaatattttaaaagtataatGTTATAGaactcataaaattaaaattaaaatctaatttgatttaattaaacatCACCTAATTTTgtcttcatatttattttataggtttcatctttacataattaattttaattccaaagattcaagcaaaattaaaattgtaattctttgtattttttaattctaaattattaaaattatataataaaaaattgtaacttATATGATGAAGAGTCCTAATGGATACTACTACTTCAATAactattactccatccgtccgccaaaattatgtaaaattgcttgcgcacgggatttaataaaattggtgatgattttgatgtagtggagaaatggtcccaccactttatgagatgtgtggttgagattgaattttgagtggattttttgtaaataaagagtgttagtaaggataaaatattaaagaggatgatGGGACCATTACCATAAAAGGAAaatgacataatcttggcggacgccaaatatagtaatttttacataatcttggcggacggagggagtaaaatataaaggataaactataatatatttatagtgtataatatattaaataacacaactgaccttaaattaattctatatataataaaaaaaaagtaacttATATGATGAAGAGTCTTAATGGATACTACTACTTAAAtaactattaaaatataaaggaTATATAaaccataatatatttatagatatattatatgtataatatattaattacacAATTAATTGACCTTAAATTAATTCTATATATGAAGGAtataataggcaaatcaaatttttaaAACTAAGACTCTTTTATAATAGATATAGATATCACACTCTAATATATTAGAAATATGTTCAATACCTTCCTAAAATGA
It contains:
- the LOC130995972 gene encoding WUSCHEL-related homeobox 6-like; the protein is MSSTHPHPRLLRPLMPRPFNHTFCSLHNPKLINSSSSPWSDYNRGAAVVSSRWNPTPEQVQALEEMYRRGTRTPSAEQIQQIAAKLRRFGKIEGKNVFYWFQNHKARDRQKKRRQLELLAAKDNHTKQSELSRKYSEMEHPKKVGRMSNCSTASKYYGGEVEECKRESWAELKLQQQSETANSRDRVALDLSSSSISPNTKIIHQKIPSQEENGYPLNICNLDDFEENPTLELFPVSANGLSSTKKEMDHVYVSTKLVPNQFFEFLPTKN